One Acidobacteriota bacterium genomic window carries:
- a CDS encoding RNA methyltransferase, whose amino-acid sequence MELISSRTNNQVKQFIRVREGTYDNPLCFTVEGAKLLAEVARSEHAVLQVFVVQGYEDKLPPVPAHQVFAVTPEVMHKLSGLKSPAWVAALCCRKESRGAGQVLRRTPWLVLDGVQDPGNVGSILRSAEALGHVPVVLLPPAPSPFQEKVIRTSMGSALRTPYWRPPDAETFLVRARERGVRLWALDVKGEVDLADLPAESGQAFIIGGEGHGLSGGIAAAVERTVRIPIRPQVESLNAAAAAAILLYRLSARRRESR is encoded by the coding sequence ATGGAACTCATCAGCAGCCGCACCAACAACCAGGTGAAACAGTTCATCCGGGTGCGGGAGGGGACGTACGACAATCCGCTCTGCTTCACCGTCGAGGGCGCCAAGCTCCTGGCGGAAGTCGCTCGCTCGGAGCACGCGGTGTTGCAGGTGTTCGTCGTGCAGGGGTATGAGGACAAGCTGCCGCCGGTGCCGGCCCACCAGGTCTTCGCGGTGACGCCGGAGGTGATGCACAAGCTGTCGGGCCTCAAGTCGCCGGCCTGGGTGGCGGCGCTCTGCTGCCGGAAGGAGTCGCGGGGGGCCGGTCAGGTCCTGCGGCGGACGCCCTGGCTGGTGCTGGACGGCGTCCAGGACCCGGGCAACGTCGGCAGCATCCTTCGGTCGGCCGAGGCGCTGGGACACGTGCCGGTGGTGCTCCTGCCGCCGGCGCCGTCCCCCTTCCAGGAGAAAGTCATCCGGACCAGCATGGGTTCGGCGCTGCGAACGCCCTACTGGCGGCCGCCGGACGCCGAGACCTTCCTCGTCCGGGCGCGCGAGCGCGGAGTCCGGCTCTGGGCGCTCGACGTCAAGGGCGAGGTCGACCTGGCCGACTTGCCGGCCGAGTCCGGCCAGGCGTTCATCATCGGCGGCGAGGGACACGGACTCTCGGGCGGGATCGCCGCCGCGGTGGAGCGGACCGTGCGCATCCCCATCCGGCCGCAGGTGGAGTCGCTGAACGCGGCCGCGGCCGCGGCCATCCTGCTCTACCGCCTGAGTGCCCGCCGGCGCGAATCCCGCTAG
- a CDS encoding replication-associated recombination protein A: MGGKGKQEPNQDPPLFPAEEAVEAEERRVPLAERMRPRTLDEYRGQAHLVGAGKPLRRMIESRRIPSLILWGPPGTGKSTLAHVIARTLDTHFVSYSAVLTGIKEVRDVMSDAAYFFERTGRQTLIFIDEIHRFNKSQQDAFLPFVEKGQVLLIGTTTVNPSFDLNAALMSRVKVLTLRSLDVADIESILAEALADPDRGLGRLDLRVPPELLHKIAVFSSGDARRGLNLLEQLADYAEERGVAPTDEELREVLHQKVLLYDKDGEEHYNLLSALHKSMRNSDPDATVYWVVRMLEAGEDPRNVCRRILQCASEDVGLADNQALHVALQAWQAYELLGLPEGRLAILQAAVYVAVAPKSNALLRAWTAAQRDVAESSAEGVPLHLRNAPTRLMDAEGYGEGYLYAHDYPEGTTDMTGLPPALAGRVYYEPSGAGLEARIREKLREIAERKTAFAKRRADGRKGSRTE; the protein is encoded by the coding sequence ATGGGCGGAAAAGGCAAACAGGAACCGAACCAGGATCCCCCACTGTTCCCGGCCGAAGAGGCCGTCGAGGCGGAAGAGCGCCGCGTCCCGCTGGCGGAGCGGATGCGGCCGCGGACGCTGGACGAATACCGGGGGCAGGCGCACCTCGTCGGGGCGGGGAAGCCCTTGCGCCGGATGATCGAGTCGCGACGCATCCCCTCGTTGATCCTGTGGGGACCGCCTGGCACGGGCAAAAGCACCCTGGCCCATGTCATCGCCCGCACCCTTGACACCCACTTCGTGAGTTACAGCGCCGTGCTGACGGGCATCAAGGAAGTGCGCGACGTCATGAGCGACGCAGCCTATTTCTTCGAGCGGACCGGGCGGCAGACGCTCATCTTCATCGACGAGATCCACCGGTTCAACAAGTCCCAGCAGGACGCCTTCCTGCCCTTCGTGGAGAAAGGGCAGGTTCTGCTCATCGGCACCACCACCGTCAATCCCAGCTTCGACCTCAACGCGGCCCTGATGAGCCGGGTGAAAGTGCTCACCCTGCGGTCGCTGGACGTGGCCGACATCGAGTCGATCCTGGCCGAGGCCCTGGCCGATCCGGACCGCGGTCTGGGCCGGCTGGACCTGCGGGTCCCGCCGGAGCTGCTGCACAAGATCGCGGTGTTCTCGTCCGGCGACGCGCGCCGCGGCCTCAACCTGCTGGAGCAGCTGGCCGACTACGCCGAAGAGCGGGGCGTCGCGCCCACCGACGAGGAGCTGCGCGAGGTGCTCCACCAGAAGGTGCTGCTCTACGACAAGGACGGCGAGGAACACTACAACCTGCTGTCGGCGCTGCACAAGTCGATGCGTAACTCCGACCCCGACGCCACGGTCTATTGGGTGGTCCGGATGCTCGAGGCCGGCGAGGATCCGCGCAACGTCTGCCGGCGCATCCTCCAGTGCGCCTCGGAGGATGTGGGACTGGCCGACAATCAGGCGCTGCACGTGGCGCTCCAGGCCTGGCAGGCCTACGAGCTGCTGGGCCTGCCTGAAGGCCGGCTGGCCATCCTGCAGGCGGCGGTGTACGTGGCCGTCGCCCCCAAGTCCAATGCCCTGCTCCGGGCCTGGACCGCCGCCCAGCGGGACGTGGCCGAGAGCAGCGCCGAAGGCGTGCCGCTGCACCTGCGCAACGCGCCCACCCGCCTCATGGATGCGGAAGGCTACGGGGAGGGCTACTTGTACGCCCATGATTATCCCGAAGGGACCACGGACATGACCGGTCTGCCCCCCGCCCTGGCCGGCCGGGTTTACTACGAGCCGTCCGGGGCGGGCCTCGAGGCCCGCATCCGCGAAAAACTGCGGGAAATCGCCGAACGGAAAACCGCCTTCGCCAAGCGGCGGGCGGACGGTCGGAAGGGCAGCCGGACCGAGTGA
- a CDS encoding acetyl-CoA carboxylase carboxyltransferase subunit alpha produces MNDWHSTLLKDLESQLAELERFGDDEAARRALEILREKIRQVRGRIYEQITPWQRIKLARHENRPYSLDLIERLITDFEEIHGDRKYADDPAVITGFGWFRTRPVGVVGQQKGRNLAERQHRNFGMMQPEGYRKALRTMRLAEKFRKPILTFIDTPGAFPGIGAEERGQAEAIAYNLREMARLRVPIIVSVIGEGGSGGALGIGVGDRILMLENAVYSVISPESCSAILWKDQGHAEAAARNLGLTSPDLKRLGIIDEIVPEPPGGAHTDWEATARALGDAVERHLTELLALPVDGLPLSRTEKFRRMGAVEPVTSS; encoded by the coding sequence ATGAACGACTGGCACAGCACGCTGCTCAAGGATCTGGAAAGTCAACTCGCCGAGCTCGAGCGGTTCGGTGACGACGAGGCGGCCCGGCGGGCTCTGGAGATCCTCCGCGAGAAGATTCGCCAGGTGCGCGGGCGCATCTACGAGCAGATCACCCCGTGGCAGCGGATCAAGCTGGCCCGGCACGAGAACCGGCCGTACTCCCTCGACCTCATCGAACGACTCATCACCGACTTCGAGGAGATCCACGGCGACCGCAAGTACGCCGACGACCCCGCGGTCATCACCGGCTTCGGCTGGTTCCGCACCCGGCCCGTGGGGGTGGTGGGGCAGCAGAAGGGGCGCAACCTGGCCGAGCGGCAGCACCGCAACTTCGGGATGATGCAACCGGAGGGCTATCGCAAGGCGCTCCGGACGATGCGACTGGCCGAGAAATTCCGCAAGCCGATTCTGACGTTCATCGACACGCCGGGCGCGTTCCCAGGCATCGGCGCGGAAGAGCGCGGCCAGGCCGAAGCCATCGCCTACAACCTCCGCGAGATGGCTCGCCTGCGAGTGCCGATCATCGTCAGCGTCATCGGGGAGGGCGGCTCCGGCGGGGCGCTGGGCATCGGCGTGGGCGATCGGATCCTGATGCTGGAGAACGCGGTCTATTCGGTGATCTCCCCGGAGAGCTGCTCAGCCATCCTCTGGAAAGACCAGGGACATGCCGAGGCCGCCGCCCGCAACCTGGGACTCACCAGCCCCGACCTGAAACGGCTTGGCATCATCGACGAGATCGTGCCCGAGCCGCCGGGAGGCGCCCACACGGACTGGGAGGCCACCGCCCGGGCGCTGGGCGACGCGGTGGAGCGTCACCTGACCGAATTGCTGGCCCTCCCCGTCGACGGGCTGCCGCTGTCACGGACGGAGAAATTTCGCCGCATGGGCGCAGTGGAGCCGGTCACGTCCTCCTGA